The Solibacillus daqui genome has a segment encoding these proteins:
- a CDS encoding exonuclease SbcCD subunit D, producing the protein MKIFHTADWHLGKLVQGVAMTEDQAYILQQFIEEIKIEKPDVVMIAGDLYDRSVPPTEAIQLLNKIFKQILIDEKTPIVAIAGNHDSATRLNFGSDLMKASGLHLVGHLENDIEPVILQDEFGEVHFYLVPFAEPSTVRILFDDDSITTHEAAMAKIIDHIKGKLDSTKRNIIMGHAFITKDGMPELNTSDSERKLTIGGTECINAALFEPFCYTALGHLHQAHFVANETIQYSGSPLKYSESEVTHKKGFLMLDLAQDGTVTIEKKLLVPKREMRIVKGLLDDILQHTKSDDYVFVKLEDEGYVKGAAGLVRTVYPNALHIERVAVFAQMEQQSATMNRVQMDDSELFELFYSEMTGKELTADIKSIYTNVLQQLLDNEREKQEV; encoded by the coding sequence ATGAAAATCTTTCATACAGCAGATTGGCATTTAGGAAAACTTGTACAAGGTGTAGCGATGACAGAAGATCAGGCGTACATTCTACAACAATTTATTGAGGAAATTAAAATTGAAAAACCCGATGTTGTGATGATTGCTGGTGATTTATATGATCGCTCTGTTCCGCCAACAGAGGCAATTCAACTGTTAAATAAAATATTTAAGCAAATATTAATCGACGAAAAAACGCCTATTGTTGCGATTGCAGGAAATCATGATAGCGCAACACGTTTAAATTTTGGTAGTGATTTAATGAAGGCAAGTGGCTTGCATTTAGTTGGTCATTTAGAAAATGACATAGAGCCAGTTATCCTGCAGGATGAATTTGGCGAGGTGCATTTTTATTTAGTACCATTTGCAGAACCTTCCACAGTGCGCATTCTTTTTGACGATGATTCGATTACAACGCATGAAGCGGCAATGGCTAAAATTATTGATCACATTAAAGGGAAGCTTGATTCGACGAAGCGCAATATTATTATGGGACATGCCTTTATTACGAAGGACGGTATGCCGGAACTAAACACAAGTGATTCCGAGCGCAAATTAACGATTGGTGGTACAGAATGCATCAATGCAGCGCTATTTGAGCCGTTTTGCTATACAGCGCTTGGTCATTTGCACCAAGCCCATTTTGTTGCGAATGAAACGATCCAATATTCAGGTTCCCCACTTAAATATTCGGAATCGGAAGTGACGCATAAAAAAGGCTTTTTAATGCTTGATTTAGCTCAGGACGGCACAGTTACGATAGAGAAAAAGCTGCTCGTACCGAAACGTGAAATGCGCATTGTAAAGGGTTTATTAGACGATATTTTACAACATACGAAAAGTGACGATTATGTATTTGTGAAGCTAGAAGATGAAGGCTATGTTAAAGGGGCAGCGGGACTTGTGCGTACTGTGTACCCAAATGCACTGCACATCGAGCGCGTAGCCGTTTTTGCACAAATGGAGCAGCAATCAGCGACGATGAATCGTGTACAAATGGACGATTCAGAGCTATTTGAATTATTTTATAGTGAAATGACAGGTAAAGAACTTACAGCGGATATCAAATCTATTTATACAAATGTACTCCAACAATTACTTGATAACGAACGCGAAAAGCAGGAGGTGTAA
- a CDS encoding SGNH/GDSL hydrolase family protein, with the protein MRKCLFALLICLLLPAQAMANEREVYIALGDSLAAGQTPYSQIDAGYTDFIALQLQKKGKLAHFTKELTFPGYRVSDVIDTVKSEQAALLLQDATVITISAGANDLLPLIAHNPNQGTLNFSQLNANLALNNVREEIAQLLLLVRELAPKADVYVVGYYFPYVSVHQEQVGGAAAALKLLNDILAQEAKRASMIFVDVYDSFEENRGNYLTNNNDVHPNQLGYLIMANAILRRYSGDDSLQLQASELPAPNPKSFEQMLRLREQFQSKTVAIHNVKAPLAIYV; encoded by the coding sequence ATGCGCAAGTGTTTGTTCGCGCTACTAATTTGTTTATTGTTACCGGCACAAGCTATGGCAAATGAACGTGAAGTATATATCGCGCTTGGCGATTCTTTAGCAGCAGGGCAAACACCGTATTCACAAATCGATGCGGGTTACACGGATTTTATTGCATTACAACTTCAAAAGAAAGGGAAGCTAGCTCATTTTACAAAAGAGCTTACTTTCCCTGGATATCGTGTAAGTGATGTAATTGATACTGTTAAGTCTGAGCAAGCCGCGTTGTTACTTCAAGATGCCACGGTCATTACCATTTCTGCAGGTGCTAATGATTTATTACCGTTAATCGCGCATAATCCGAATCAAGGGACATTGAATTTTTCACAACTCAATGCAAACTTGGCGTTAAATAATGTGCGTGAAGAAATAGCTCAATTGCTGCTGCTTGTACGTGAACTTGCGCCAAAAGCAGATGTATATGTAGTAGGTTACTATTTCCCATATGTCAGTGTTCATCAAGAGCAAGTAGGGGGAGCAGCCGCAGCGCTAAAATTATTGAATGATATTTTGGCGCAAGAGGCAAAGCGAGCAAGCATGATCTTTGTTGATGTATATGATAGCTTCGAAGAAAATCGAGGGAATTATTTAACGAATAATAATGATGTACATCCCAATCAACTCGGTTATTTAATAATGGCGAATGCGATACTGCGAAGATATAGCGGAGATGATTCGTTACAATTGCAGGCTAGCGAATTACCAGCACCTAACCCAAAAAGCTTTGAACAAATGCTACGGCTACGTGAACAATTTCAAAGTAAGACGGTAGCCATTCATAATGTCAAAGCACCATTAGCAATATATGTTTAA
- a CDS encoding aminopeptidase has translation MTFEEKLEQFAELAVKIGVNVQKGQYLLINTSTDTLDFTRIVVKKAYEAGAGRVHVNLTDSCFERAYYENVTVEETANFPKWTVAQREELIERKGALLWIDAENPDLLAGIDVEKIGAQQKAAGTALVNYRKAVMNDDIAWSIIAVPSPKWAAKVFPELPENEQVDALWEAIFKTVRIGEGNAVENWEGHITNLHARADQLNAKKYAKLHYTAPGTDLTIELPEKHLWKSGSSKTPANTTFIANMPTEEVFTLPAKFGVNGYVSNTKPLVYKGNIIDDFKLTFEKGKIVGAEAKVGQDLLQQLIDSDEGSRYLGEVALVPHESPISASNILYYNTLFDENASNHLAIGEAYPTCYEGGKELEKGQLETLGINTSITHEDFMIGSAEMNIDGILADGRVEPIFRKGNWAF, from the coding sequence ATGACATTTGAAGAAAAATTAGAGCAATTTGCAGAGTTAGCCGTAAAAATTGGCGTTAATGTTCAAAAGGGTCAATATTTATTAATCAACACTTCTACTGATACGTTAGATTTCACACGTATCGTTGTAAAGAAAGCTTATGAGGCAGGCGCTGGGCGTGTGCATGTCAACTTAACAGATTCATGCTTCGAGCGTGCCTATTATGAAAATGTTACAGTTGAAGAAACTGCAAATTTCCCGAAATGGACTGTTGCACAGCGTGAAGAATTAATTGAGCGTAAAGGTGCATTACTGTGGATCGACGCGGAAAATCCGGATTTATTAGCAGGGATTGATGTTGAAAAAATCGGTGCACAACAAAAAGCGGCGGGTACAGCATTAGTAAACTATCGTAAAGCAGTTATGAACGACGATATTGCATGGTCAATCATCGCTGTACCATCACCCAAATGGGCAGCTAAAGTATTCCCAGAGTTACCTGAAAACGAGCAGGTAGACGCTTTATGGGAAGCAATTTTCAAAACAGTTCGTATCGGAGAAGGTAATGCCGTAGAAAACTGGGAAGGTCATATCACGAATCTACATGCGCGTGCAGATCAGTTAAATGCGAAGAAATATGCAAAACTACACTACACTGCTCCAGGCACAGATTTAACTATTGAATTACCTGAAAAGCATTTATGGAAAAGTGGTAGTAGCAAAACACCTGCTAATACAACATTTATTGCCAATATGCCGACTGAAGAGGTATTTACATTACCGGCGAAATTTGGCGTGAATGGCTATGTTTCTAATACAAAACCACTTGTTTATAAAGGGAATATTATTGACGATTTTAAGCTCACATTTGAAAAAGGGAAAATTGTTGGTGCAGAAGCTAAGGTTGGTCAAGATTTACTGCAACAATTAATCGATTCAGATGAAGGCTCTCGATATTTAGGTGAGGTAGCATTAGTGCCACACGAATCACCTATTTCAGCGTCGAATATTTTATATTACAATACCTTATTCGATGAAAACGCCTCGAACCACTTAGCGATTGGTGAAGCTTACCCAACTTGCTATGAGGGTGGTAAGGAGCTAGAAAAAGGACAATTAGAGACATTAGGTATTAACACGTCAATTACGCATGAAGATTTCATGATTGGTAGTGCGGAAATGAATATCGACGGAATTTTAGCAGATGGCAGAGTCGAACCAATCTTCCGTAAAGGAAATTGGGCATTTTAA
- a CDS encoding DEAD/DEAH box helicase, translating to MSVINLLKETLQNKWSFDATMKIQEEMIPAMLDGKDIVAESPTGSGKTLAYTLPILNKVDGSKKQTQALIVAPSQELAMQIVEVIRQWTEGTDITVQQLIGGANSARQIEKLKKKPTIVVGTPGRLNELARQGKLKLKEIETVVLDECDQLLSREYRVVVKSFIEGAAFGRQVVVVSATITEEIKLVAERLMFEPVAIKINPEDMVKFGKVVHSFVKVEERDKTDMLRRLANIEGVRGLAFVNNIDQVLMKQSKLEYRDAPIVALHSDMKKEERKKALDAFRNGEARILIATDIAARGLDISGLTHVVHVDVPRTIEQYTHRSGRTGRAGADGEVLTLLSYKDEKTYKKWLRELSLKGVQKVWNRGEFIEGNAKTVTASKASSAPATKAEKKPYQSKTGKKGMKFSKKKEK from the coding sequence ATGTCAGTTATCAATTTACTAAAGGAAACACTTCAAAATAAATGGTCGTTTGATGCGACAATGAAAATTCAGGAAGAGATGATTCCAGCAATGCTTGACGGAAAAGACATTGTGGCAGAATCTCCAACGGGCTCGGGGAAAACATTAGCTTATACACTACCAATTTTAAATAAAGTAGATGGTTCAAAAAAGCAAACACAAGCATTAATCGTAGCGCCATCACAAGAATTAGCAATGCAAATTGTTGAAGTAATCCGTCAGTGGACAGAGGGCACAGATATTACAGTACAACAATTAATCGGTGGTGCGAACTCAGCTCGACAAATTGAAAAATTAAAGAAAAAGCCAACAATTGTTGTTGGTACACCAGGACGCTTAAACGAATTAGCGCGCCAAGGAAAATTAAAATTAAAAGAAATCGAAACCGTTGTTTTAGATGAATGTGATCAGCTACTAAGCCGTGAATACCGCGTTGTTGTAAAATCATTCATCGAGGGTGCGGCTTTCGGTCGTCAAGTGGTAGTTGTTTCAGCAACTATTACAGAGGAGATTAAACTTGTAGCAGAGCGTTTAATGTTTGAGCCAGTCGCAATCAAAATCAATCCAGAAGACATGGTGAAATTCGGCAAGGTCGTGCATTCTTTTGTTAAGGTGGAAGAGCGAGACAAAACAGATATGCTACGCCGCTTAGCGAATATTGAAGGCGTGCGGGGGTTAGCGTTCGTCAACAATATCGACCAAGTATTAATGAAACAAAGCAAGCTTGAATATAGGGATGCTCCAATTGTAGCGCTGCATTCAGATATGAAAAAAGAAGAGCGTAAAAAAGCACTAGATGCATTCCGTAATGGCGAGGCACGAATTTTAATCGCAACGGATATTGCGGCTCGTGGCTTAGATATTTCTGGTTTAACACATGTTGTTCATGTCGATGTTCCACGCACGATTGAACAATATACACACCGCTCTGGTCGTACGGGTCGTGCGGGTGCGGATGGTGAAGTATTAACATTACTTTCTTATAAAGATGAAAAAACGTATAAAAAATGGTTGCGCGAATTATCATTAAAAGGCGTGCAAAAAGTATGGAACCGTGGTGAATTCATTGAAGGCAATGCGAAAACGGTAACGGCTTCAAAAGCATCATCAGCTCCAGCGACAAAAGCAGAAAAAAAACCGTATCAATCAAAAACAGGTAAAAAAGGTATGAAATTCAGTAAGAAGAAGGAGAAATAA
- a CDS encoding acetyl-CoA C-acetyltransferase → MKNVYILDGARTAFTAFGGSFASVDAVQLGTKTAIEALKRSGITPEQVNHVIYGGVITSSANSAYLARHIGLYTGVPQEVPALTLNRLCGSGMQSVISAAQMIQLGEGDVVLAGGAENMSQSPYSNYEQRFNGSKMGNLQFTDMLQATLTDQFTGSGMGLTAEKLAEQYEISREEQDIFAILSNDRAALARAEGKFAKEIVPVVIPTRKGEVIVDTDEHIKEGTTLEGLAKLRPAFKKDGTVTAANASGINDGAASVVVASEEFVQQQNLNPIARIVSWGIAGVDPTIMGIGPAPAIREALKRANLTLDDMDLVEINEAFAAQYIAVEKELGLDRDKTNVNGGAIALGHPVGASGTRIILAVAYELQRRNGRYAIASLCIGGGQGIALIIERM, encoded by the coding sequence ATGAAAAATGTATATATTTTAGACGGTGCACGTACGGCATTTACAGCATTTGGGGGCTCATTTGCTTCTGTGGATGCAGTGCAACTAGGGACAAAAACAGCAATTGAAGCATTAAAGCGCTCTGGTATTACACCAGAACAGGTGAATCATGTTATATATGGTGGGGTTATTACATCAAGTGCAAACTCAGCGTATTTAGCGCGTCATATTGGTCTTTATACTGGTGTACCTCAAGAAGTGCCAGCATTAACATTAAATCGTTTATGTGGTTCTGGTATGCAGTCTGTTATTTCAGCAGCACAAATGATTCAGTTAGGCGAAGGGGATGTCGTACTAGCTGGTGGTGCTGAAAATATGTCGCAATCACCGTATTCAAACTATGAACAGCGCTTTAATGGATCGAAAATGGGGAATTTACAATTTACTGATATGCTACAAGCAACATTAACTGACCAATTTACAGGTTCCGGCATGGGCTTGACCGCAGAAAAATTAGCAGAGCAATATGAGATTTCACGTGAGGAGCAAGATATTTTTGCGATTCTTTCTAATGACCGAGCAGCACTGGCGCGGGCAGAAGGAAAGTTTGCTAAGGAAATTGTCCCGGTAGTTATTCCTACACGAAAAGGTGAAGTTATTGTCGATACAGATGAGCATATTAAGGAAGGTACAACACTTGAAGGATTGGCAAAATTACGTCCTGCATTTAAAAAGGACGGTACAGTAACAGCAGCAAATGCTTCAGGAATTAATGATGGCGCAGCTTCGGTAGTGGTAGCAAGTGAGGAATTTGTACAGCAACAAAATTTAAACCCAATTGCACGTATTGTAAGCTGGGGGATTGCGGGCGTTGATCCAACAATTATGGGCATTGGTCCTGCACCAGCAATTCGTGAAGCATTGAAACGTGCCAATTTAACATTAGATGATATGGATTTAGTAGAAATTAATGAAGCATTTGCGGCGCAATATATTGCGGTAGAAAAAGAGCTCGGCTTAGACCGTGACAAAACAAATGTGAATGGTGGCGCAATTGCACTTGGGCATCCTGTTGGTGCGAGTGGTACACGCATTATTTTAGCGGTGGCTTACGAACTACAACGTCGAAATGGTCGTTATGCCATTGCCAGTCTTTGCATCGGTGGTGGACAAGGAATTGCATTAATTATTGAGCGTATGTAA
- a CDS encoding BadF/BadG/BcrA/BcrD ATPase family protein, producing MLDAYWIGIDGGGTKTSAVIGDSNGQLLAVYYGQSGNLTAISIEQLVERIHHIIEHLLVKSNIELSSVNLIFAALAGADRQGEQQKIYEAFQHSPILKKLRVQSDVHAALASGTWSREGTLMIAGTGAILFGWHQNKSFRIGGWGYLLGDEGSGYHLGKLAIRSILQAQDQNVALRPFQKAILDFIKVKHPEELITTIYSSSNPVTVISSVSKIVINAYEEDDVAKTIISTVLEALLALVKSGYERMDIMKPLVLHGGLFSDESFYRDFVQIISSNYPKLIVKKPNVIGAVGAYILALLESDVFLDDERKQNIQRTWSQLEIK from the coding sequence ATGTTGGATGCATACTGGATAGGGATTGATGGAGGGGGAACGAAAACATCGGCTGTAATTGGCGATAGCAATGGTCAATTATTGGCAGTGTATTACGGTCAGTCTGGAAATTTAACAGCTATTTCGATAGAGCAACTAGTCGAACGAATTCATCATATTATTGAGCATTTATTAGTAAAGTCGAATATTGAATTGAGTTCAGTGAATTTGATTTTTGCCGCTTTAGCAGGTGCTGATCGACAAGGTGAGCAACAAAAAATTTATGAGGCATTTCAACATTCCCCTATTCTAAAGAAATTGCGGGTACAAAGTGATGTTCATGCCGCTCTAGCATCTGGTACTTGGAGTCGCGAAGGAACACTTATGATTGCGGGTACGGGTGCTATTTTATTTGGATGGCATCAAAATAAAAGCTTTCGCATAGGGGGCTGGGGCTATTTATTAGGTGATGAGGGCAGTGGTTATCATTTAGGAAAGCTCGCAATTCGTTCTATTCTACAAGCACAGGATCAAAATGTAGCGTTAAGGCCCTTTCAAAAAGCAATTTTAGATTTCATTAAAGTGAAGCATCCTGAAGAATTAATCACAACCATTTACAGTAGTTCAAATCCTGTGACGGTCATTTCTTCCGTAAGTAAAATTGTCATCAATGCATATGAGGAAGATGATGTCGCAAAGACTATTATTTCAACTGTTCTTGAGGCACTACTTGCATTAGTCAAATCGGGTTATGAACGAATGGATATTATGAAGCCGCTAGTATTACATGGAGGGCTGTTTTCGGATGAGTCGTTTTACCGAGATTTTGTTCAAATTATCTCTAGTAATTATCCAAAACTAATAGTGAAGAAACCAAATGTTATTGGAGCTGTCGGGGCTTATATACTAGCGTTATTGGAAAGTGATGTATTTTTAGATGATGAGCGAAAGCAAAATATTCAACGAACATGGAGCCAATTAGAAATAAAATAG